A stretch of the Serratia marcescens genome encodes the following:
- the acrD gene encoding multidrug efflux RND transporter permease AcrD, giving the protein MANFFIDRPIFAWVLAIILCLTGALAIFSLPVEQYPNLAPPNVRISATYPGASAQTLENTVTQIIEQNMTGLDNMMYMSSQSTNTGQATVTLTFEAGTDPNEAMQQVQNQLQAAIKRLPQAVQNQGVTVSKSGDTTLMMVAFVSTDNSMDKQDIADYIVSNLQDPLSRINGVGSMDVYGSQYAMRIWLDPNKLNSYQLTTQDVVNAIQSQNAQVAVGQLGGTPSVDKQALNATINAQSQLQTPEQFRQITLRVNQDGSLVTLGNVATVELGGENYNYLSRYNGMQAAGMNIKLASGANELQTDQLVKDKIAELSQYFPHGLEAKVAYETTPFVKASIKDVVKTLLEAILLVFLVMYLFLQNFRATLIPTIAVPVVLMGTFAILSACGFSINTLTMFAMVLAIGLLVDDAIVVVENVERVMSEEGLPPREATRKSMGQIQSALVGIALVLSAVFVPMAFFGGTTGAIYRQFSITIVSAMVLSVLVAMILTPALCATLLKPIAKGHHHGKRGFFGWFNRMFNRNTERYERGVGRILHASGRYMVIYLLLLGGMALLFIKLPTSFLPQEDRGIFTVQVQLPAGSTLQQTSKVVEKVEQYFLTEEKQDVVSVFAIIGSGPGGNGQNVARLFIRLKDWDLRTAGANSSFDIIDRATLAFSKINEARVIASSPPAITGLGNSSGFDMELEDHAGLGHAKLMAARDQLLQLAAQNPLLSRVRHNGLDDSPQLQIDIDQRKAQALGVSIDDINNTLSTAWGSTYVNDFVDRGRVKKVYVQAAAPFRMLPDDINKWYVRNDAGGMVPFSAFASSHWEYGSPRLERYNGSSALEIVGEAANGVSSGTAMMEMEKLVSQLPTGFGLEWTAMSYQERLSGSQAPALYAISLLVVFLCLAALYESWSIPFSVMLVVPLGVIGAVAATWLRGLENDVYFQVGLLTIIGLSAKNAILIVEFANELNQKGQDLMSATLEASRMRLRPILMTSLAFIFGVLPMTISSGAGSGSQHAVGTGVMGGMISATLLAIFFVPLFFVLVRRRFPGKPHPAATPTTEE; this is encoded by the coding sequence ATGGCCAATTTTTTTATTGATCGCCCGATTTTCGCCTGGGTGCTGGCAATTATTCTTTGCCTGACCGGGGCATTGGCGATTTTTTCTTTACCGGTGGAACAATACCCGAATTTGGCGCCGCCGAACGTGCGCATCAGCGCAACTTACCCAGGTGCTTCGGCGCAAACGCTGGAAAACACCGTCACGCAGATCATTGAACAGAATATGACCGGCCTCGACAACATGATGTATATGTCGTCGCAGAGCACCAATACCGGCCAGGCGACCGTCACGCTGACGTTCGAAGCCGGCACCGATCCCAACGAGGCGATGCAGCAGGTACAAAACCAGCTGCAGGCGGCGATCAAGCGCCTGCCGCAGGCGGTGCAGAATCAGGGGGTCACGGTGTCGAAATCCGGCGACACCACGCTGATGATGGTGGCGTTCGTCTCCACCGACAACAGCATGGACAAGCAGGACATCGCCGATTACATCGTCTCCAACCTGCAGGATCCGCTTAGCCGCATCAACGGCGTCGGCAGCATGGACGTGTACGGCTCGCAATACGCCATGCGCATCTGGCTCGATCCCAACAAGCTCAACAGTTACCAGCTCACGACCCAGGACGTGGTCAATGCCATTCAATCGCAGAACGCCCAGGTGGCGGTCGGCCAACTGGGCGGCACGCCATCGGTCGATAAACAGGCGTTGAACGCCACCATCAACGCCCAGTCGCAGCTCCAGACGCCGGAACAGTTCCGTCAGATCACCCTGCGGGTCAATCAGGACGGATCGCTGGTGACGCTGGGCAACGTCGCCACCGTCGAACTGGGCGGCGAGAACTACAACTACCTCAGCCGCTACAACGGCATGCAGGCCGCGGGCATGAATATCAAGCTGGCCTCCGGCGCCAACGAACTGCAGACCGACCAGTTGGTGAAGGACAAGATCGCCGAGCTGTCGCAGTACTTCCCGCACGGGCTGGAGGCCAAAGTGGCCTATGAAACCACCCCGTTCGTCAAAGCCTCGATCAAAGACGTGGTGAAAACGCTGCTGGAAGCCATCCTGCTGGTGTTCCTGGTGATGTACCTGTTTCTGCAGAACTTCCGCGCCACGCTGATCCCCACCATCGCCGTGCCAGTGGTGTTGATGGGCACCTTCGCCATCCTTTCCGCCTGCGGCTTCAGCATCAACACCCTCACCATGTTCGCCATGGTGCTGGCGATCGGCCTGCTGGTGGACGACGCCATCGTGGTGGTGGAAAACGTCGAGCGCGTGATGAGCGAAGAAGGCCTGCCGCCGCGCGAGGCCACGCGCAAATCCATGGGGCAGATCCAGAGCGCGCTGGTCGGCATCGCGCTGGTGCTGTCGGCGGTGTTCGTGCCGATGGCGTTCTTCGGCGGCACCACCGGCGCCATCTATCGCCAGTTCTCCATCACCATCGTCTCCGCCATGGTGCTGTCGGTACTGGTGGCGATGATCCTGACCCCGGCCCTGTGCGCCACGCTGCTCAAACCGATCGCCAAGGGGCACCACCACGGCAAGCGCGGCTTCTTCGGCTGGTTCAACCGCATGTTCAACCGCAACACCGAACGCTATGAGCGCGGCGTGGGGCGCATCCTGCACGCCAGCGGCCGCTACATGGTGATTTATCTGCTGTTGCTGGGCGGCATGGCGCTGCTGTTCATCAAGCTGCCGACCTCGTTCCTGCCGCAGGAAGACCGCGGCATCTTCACCGTACAGGTGCAGCTGCCGGCAGGTTCGACCCTGCAGCAAACGTCCAAAGTGGTGGAAAAGGTCGAACAGTACTTCCTCACCGAAGAGAAACAGGACGTGGTGTCGGTGTTCGCCATCATCGGCTCCGGGCCGGGGGGCAACGGCCAAAACGTGGCGCGTCTGTTCATTCGGCTGAAAGACTGGGACCTGCGCACGGCGGGCGCCAACAGCTCATTCGACATCATCGATCGCGCCACGCTGGCATTCAGCAAGATTAACGAAGCCCGGGTGATCGCCAGCAGTCCGCCGGCGATCACCGGCCTCGGCAACTCCTCCGGCTTCGATATGGAGTTGGAGGACCACGCCGGGCTCGGCCACGCCAAGCTGATGGCGGCGCGCGATCAGCTGCTGCAGCTGGCCGCGCAAAACCCGCTGCTGTCGCGCGTGCGTCACAACGGCCTGGACGACAGCCCGCAGCTGCAAATCGACATCGATCAACGCAAGGCGCAAGCGCTGGGCGTGTCGATCGACGACATCAACAATACCCTCTCCACCGCCTGGGGCTCGACCTACGTCAACGACTTCGTCGACCGCGGGCGGGTGAAAAAAGTTTACGTGCAGGCCGCGGCGCCGTTCCGCATGTTGCCGGATGACATCAACAAATGGTATGTGCGCAACGACGCGGGCGGCATGGTGCCGTTCTCGGCCTTCGCCAGCTCGCACTGGGAGTACGGTTCGCCGCGGCTGGAACGCTATAACGGCAGCTCGGCGCTGGAGATCGTCGGCGAAGCGGCTAACGGCGTCAGTTCCGGCACCGCCATGATGGAAATGGAAAAACTGGTCAGCCAACTGCCGACCGGTTTTGGCCTCGAGTGGACGGCGATGTCCTATCAGGAACGGCTGTCCGGCTCGCAGGCGCCGGCGCTGTACGCCATCTCGCTGCTGGTGGTGTTCCTGTGTCTGGCGGCGCTGTACGAGAGCTGGTCGATTCCGTTCTCGGTGATGCTGGTGGTGCCGCTGGGGGTGATCGGCGCGGTCGCCGCTACCTGGCTGCGCGGGCTGGAGAACGACGTTTATTTCCAGGTCGGCCTGTTGACCATCATTGGGCTGTCGGCGAAAAACGCCATTCTGATCGTCGAATTCGCCAATGAACTGAATCAGAAAGGGCAGGATCTGATGTCGGCGACGCTCGAAGCTTCACGCATGCGTCTGCGCCCGATCCTGATGACCTCGCTGGCGTTTATCTTCGGCGTGCTGCCGATGACCATCAGCAGCGGCGCCGGCTCAGGCAGCCAGCATGCGGTCGGCACCGGGGTGATGGGCGGCATGATCTCCGCCACCCTGCTGGCCATTTTCTTCGTGCCGCTGTTCTTCGTGCTGGTGCGCCGCCGCTTCCCGGGGAAACCGCATCCGGCAGCCACGCCGACCACCGAGGAGTAA
- a CDS encoding response regulator gives MVMKQYRVMIVDDHPLMRRGIKQLLGLDARFGVVAEAGNGSEAVALALQHAPDVILLDLNMKGMSGLDTLRALRDEGVDARIIVLTVSDARSDLYALIDAGADGYLLKDSEPEQLLEHISAAAEGQNVISDAMADYLLARSEQRDPFTALTERELDVLQEVARGLSNKQVAAQLHISEETVKVHIRNILRKLDVRSRVAATVMYLEYKSH, from the coding sequence ATGGTGATGAAGCAATACCGAGTCATGATCGTTGACGATCATCCGTTGATGCGGCGCGGCATCAAACAACTGCTGGGACTGGATGCGCGATTTGGCGTGGTGGCAGAGGCCGGCAACGGCAGCGAGGCGGTTGCGCTGGCGCTGCAGCACGCTCCGGACGTGATCTTGTTGGATCTGAACATGAAGGGCATGTCCGGGCTGGATACGCTGCGGGCCCTGCGCGACGAAGGCGTGGACGCGCGCATCATCGTGCTGACGGTCTCCGACGCGCGCAGCGATCTGTACGCGCTGATCGACGCCGGCGCCGACGGCTATCTGCTGAAAGACAGTGAGCCGGAGCAACTGCTGGAACACATCAGCGCCGCCGCCGAGGGGCAGAACGTGATCAGCGATGCCATGGCCGACTATTTGCTGGCGCGCAGCGAGCAGCGCGATCCCTTCACCGCCTTGACCGAACGCGAACTGGACGTCTTGCAAGAGGTGGCGCGCGGCCTGTCCAACAAACAGGTGGCGGCGCAGTTGCATATCTCTGAGGAAACCGTGAAGGTGCACATCCGCAACATACTGCGCAAGCTGGACGTGCGTTCTCGCGTGGCGGCGACGGTGATGTACCTGGAGTACAAAAGCCACTGA
- the dapE gene encoding succinyl-diaminopimelate desuccinylase: protein MTCPVIELAQQLIKRPSLSPNDEGCQQLMIERLQAIGFTVEAMDFEDTQNFWAWRGEGQTLAFAGHTDVVPTGDEKRWDNPPFEPAIRDGMLYGRGAADMKGSLAAMVVAAERFVAANPNHQGRLAFLITSDEEASATHGTVKVVETLMARNERLDYCLVGEPSSTERVGDVVKNGRRGSITANLHIHGVQGHVAYPHLADNPVHRAMPALNELVAIEWDRGNEFFPPTSMQIANVQAGTGSNNVIPGDLYVQFNFRFSTELTDAMIKQRVEELLERHQLNYSIEWRLSGQPFLTSRGALVDAVVNAVEHYSELTPQLLTTGGTSDGRFIAQMGAQVVELGPVNATIHKVNECVNAADLQLLSRMYQRIMEQLVA from the coding sequence ATGACTTGCCCGGTTATCGAACTGGCCCAGCAGTTGATCAAACGCCCTTCCCTCAGCCCGAATGACGAAGGCTGCCAGCAGCTGATGATCGAACGTTTGCAGGCGATCGGCTTCACCGTCGAAGCCATGGACTTCGAAGACACCCAAAACTTCTGGGCCTGGCGCGGCGAAGGGCAAACCCTGGCGTTTGCCGGGCACACCGACGTGGTGCCGACCGGCGATGAAAAACGCTGGGACAATCCGCCGTTTGAACCGGCAATCCGCGACGGCATGCTGTATGGCCGCGGTGCGGCAGACATGAAAGGCTCGTTGGCCGCGATGGTGGTAGCTGCGGAACGCTTTGTCGCCGCCAACCCGAATCATCAGGGCCGCCTGGCATTTCTGATCACTTCAGATGAAGAGGCCAGCGCCACCCACGGCACGGTTAAAGTGGTCGAAACGCTGATGGCGCGCAACGAGCGGCTTGATTACTGCCTGGTCGGCGAGCCGTCCAGCACCGAGCGCGTCGGCGACGTGGTGAAAAACGGCCGTCGCGGCTCCATCACCGCCAACCTGCATATCCACGGCGTACAGGGGCACGTCGCCTATCCGCACCTGGCGGACAACCCGGTGCACCGCGCCATGCCGGCGCTGAATGAACTGGTGGCGATCGAATGGGATCGCGGCAACGAGTTCTTCCCGCCGACCAGCATGCAGATCGCCAACGTGCAGGCAGGCACTGGCAGCAACAACGTGATCCCGGGCGATCTCTACGTGCAATTCAACTTCCGTTTCAGCACCGAACTCACCGACGCGATGATCAAGCAGCGCGTGGAAGAGCTGCTGGAACGCCACCAGTTGAATTACAGCATCGAGTGGCGGCTGTCCGGCCAGCCGTTCCTCACCTCGCGCGGCGCGCTGGTGGATGCGGTGGTCAACGCCGTCGAGCACTATTCTGAATTGACGCCGCAGCTGCTGACCACCGGCGGCACCTCCGACGGCCGCTTCATCGCGCAGATGGGCGCGCAGGTGGTAGAACTGGGGCCGGTCAACGCCACCATCCACAAGGTCAACGAATGTGTCAACGCCGCGGATCTGCAGCTGCTGAGCCGCATGTATCAACGCATCATGGAGCAATTGGTCGCATGA
- a CDS encoding tetratricopeptide repeat protein codes for MSTSLSLSQLKTQGRYQEATALALRQLAAEPEAAILHLQLACLYDVQGLEQQAIPCYLAALARDLPPAQRREAWLGLGSTYRALGEYPASLRAFDDGLTEFPQAYELMLFRAMALYNLGENKRAVADLLLLLADTSSDPDIRGYQRAIRHYAADLNLIG; via the coding sequence ATGTCCACCTCTTTGTCTCTCTCGCAGTTGAAAACGCAGGGCCGCTATCAGGAAGCGACTGCGCTGGCGTTACGGCAACTGGCGGCCGAACCGGAAGCGGCGATATTGCACCTTCAGCTGGCCTGCCTGTATGACGTGCAGGGCCTGGAGCAACAGGCCATTCCCTGCTACCTCGCGGCGCTGGCCCGCGATTTGCCGCCCGCCCAGCGCCGCGAGGCCTGGCTGGGCCTCGGCAGCACCTACCGCGCCCTGGGAGAATATCCGGCTTCGTTACGGGCTTTCGACGACGGTCTGACCGAGTTCCCGCAGGCCTACGAGCTGATGTTGTTTCGCGCCATGGCGCTGTACAACCTGGGTGAAAATAAACGGGCCGTGGCCGATCTGTTGTTGCTGTTGGCGGACACCTCGTCAGACCCCGACATCCGCGGCTATCAGCGCGCCATTCGGCACTATGCCGCCGATCTCAATCTTATTGGTTAG
- the narQ gene encoding nitrate/nitrite two-component system sensor histidine kinase NarQ, which translates to MLVKRSVTGSLARALFGIVILSVLATGLALTTVAGSQSDAEAINIAGSLRMQSYRLAFDLDRQSPELELHLQQYRQSLQAPALQKLARFYVPAEVRNHYLALQRTWQTMERQIRDGQAAAYRAEVAGHVNRVDHFVSALQRYSELKLTLVAAVSVLGYAAIIGLVLFCIRFMRRQVVTPLQHLVYASQRVQQRDFRHPQLDVALPNELGVLSQTFSAMSDELARLYQSLELKVQEKTRRLQQANETLEVLYRCSQALSVRQIDQQAFENVLRIVRQSERLRCIRLNVADDHGQWQLNEGEPAPAQTWSALPITQGDKLLGELRWQPEAQPPHPHLMQSLANMLGRGVYFNRAQKQYQYLLLMEERGTIARELHDSLAQTLSFLRIQLTLLRRAADDPAAQTIIDDFDRTLADAYRQLRELLATFRLNIQEADLNAALEQLLQPLKALTPARIQLHCRLPSQALNAQQQVHALQIVREAVLNAVKHAGASEIAVCCEVNAAGDNVFSITDDGCGIASLEEPEGHYGLTIMSERAARLGGTLRIRRRSGGGTAVCLTFSP; encoded by the coding sequence TTGCTTGTTAAACGTTCCGTGACCGGCAGCCTGGCCAGAGCGCTGTTCGGCATCGTGATACTGTCGGTGCTCGCCACCGGGTTGGCGTTGACGACCGTCGCCGGCAGCCAAAGCGATGCCGAGGCGATCAACATTGCCGGTTCGCTGCGCATGCAAAGCTACCGCTTGGCCTTTGATCTTGACCGGCAGAGCCCGGAGCTGGAGCTGCACCTGCAGCAGTACCGACAATCTTTACAGGCGCCGGCACTGCAAAAGCTGGCGCGCTTTTACGTTCCGGCTGAGGTGCGCAACCACTATCTGGCGCTGCAACGAACATGGCAAACGATGGAGCGGCAGATCCGTGACGGGCAGGCGGCCGCCTACCGGGCGGAGGTCGCCGGCCATGTCAATCGCGTCGATCATTTCGTTTCCGCTCTGCAGCGTTATTCCGAGTTGAAACTCACCCTGGTGGCCGCCGTCAGCGTACTGGGCTACGCCGCCATCATCGGCCTGGTGCTGTTCTGCATTCGTTTTATGCGCCGCCAGGTGGTCACGCCGCTGCAGCATCTGGTCTATGCCAGCCAGCGCGTGCAACAGCGCGATTTTCGCCACCCGCAGCTGGACGTGGCGCTGCCGAACGAACTCGGCGTGCTGTCGCAAACCTTCAGCGCCATGTCGGACGAGCTGGCCCGGCTCTATCAGTCGCTGGAGCTGAAAGTGCAGGAAAAGACCCGCCGCCTGCAGCAGGCCAACGAAACGCTGGAGGTGCTGTATCGCTGCTCGCAGGCGCTGAGCGTGCGCCAGATCGATCAGCAAGCGTTCGAAAATGTGCTGCGCATCGTGCGCCAAAGCGAACGACTGCGCTGCATCCGGTTGAACGTGGCGGACGATCATGGCCAGTGGCAACTGAACGAAGGAGAGCCGGCGCCGGCGCAAACCTGGAGCGCGCTGCCGATCACCCAAGGCGATAAACTGCTGGGCGAGTTGCGATGGCAGCCAGAAGCGCAGCCGCCGCATCCTCACCTGATGCAGAGCCTGGCCAACATGCTGGGGCGCGGCGTCTACTTCAACCGGGCGCAAAAGCAGTACCAATATCTGCTGTTGATGGAAGAGCGTGGGACCATCGCGCGCGAGCTGCACGATTCGCTGGCGCAGACGCTGTCGTTCCTGCGCATCCAGCTGACGCTGCTCAGGCGCGCCGCCGACGATCCGGCGGCGCAGACGATTATCGACGATTTCGATCGCACGCTGGCCGATGCCTATCGCCAGCTGAGAGAATTACTGGCCACCTTCCGCCTCAACATTCAGGAGGCGGATCTGAATGCCGCGCTGGAGCAACTGTTGCAGCCATTAAAGGCGCTAACCCCCGCGCGGATTCAGTTACACTGTCGGCTGCCCTCGCAGGCGCTCAACGCCCAGCAGCAGGTGCACGCGCTGCAGATCGTGCGCGAAGCGGTGCTCAATGCCGTCAAGCACGCCGGAGCAAGCGAGATCGCGGTGTGTTGCGAGGTCAACGCCGCAGGCGACAACGTATTCAGTATTACCGACGACGGTTGCGGCATCGCCAGTCTGGAAGAACCGGAAGGGCATTACGGCTTGACCATCATGAGCGAACGCGCGGCGCGACTGGGAGGAACGCTGCGCATCCGGCGCAGAAGCGGCGGCGGCACGGCGGTCTGCCTGACATTCTCGCCCTGA
- a CDS encoding ArsC family reductase, which translates to MANKPQQTTLTMYGIKNCDTIKKARRWLEDQGVTYHFHDYRADGLTEQQLRGFVAQLGWEPLLNTRGTTWRKLDEAQRNACDNADAAIALMLAQPAIIKRPLLDDGNGHALLGFNADAYQQFIAEVAV; encoded by the coding sequence ATGGCAAACAAACCGCAACAGACAACGCTGACGATGTACGGCATCAAAAACTGCGACACCATCAAAAAAGCCCGCCGCTGGCTGGAAGATCAGGGCGTGACCTATCATTTTCACGACTATCGCGCCGACGGCCTGACCGAACAGCAGTTGCGCGGCTTCGTCGCGCAACTGGGTTGGGAGCCGCTGCTCAATACCCGCGGCACCACCTGGCGCAAGCTGGATGAAGCGCAGCGCAATGCCTGCGATAACGCCGACGCCGCCATCGCGCTGATGCTGGCGCAGCCGGCAATCATTAAACGTCCGCTGCTGGACGACGGCAACGGCCACGCGCTGCTCGGTTTCAACGCCGACGCTTACCAACAATTTATCGCCGAGGTTGCCGTATGA
- a CDS encoding winged helix-turn-helix domain-containing protein produces MGINPVFARRLYLCWLISHSERPNVPRLMALTGWPRRTLQDVLKALPGMGVELQFVQQGVRNNDGFYQLESWGPFNKSWVHQHHQALLSAIE; encoded by the coding sequence ATGGGAATTAACCCGGTATTTGCCCGTCGGCTTTATTTATGCTGGCTGATTAGCCACAGTGAGCGGCCCAATGTGCCGCGGTTGATGGCGTTGACCGGCTGGCCGCGCCGCACGTTGCAGGATGTGCTGAAGGCGTTGCCCGGCATGGGCGTCGAGTTGCAGTTCGTGCAGCAGGGCGTGCGCAACAACGACGGTTTCTATCAGCTGGAAAGCTGGGGGCCGTTCAACAAGAGTTGGGTGCATCAGCATCATCAGGCGCTGCTCAGCGCCATCGAGTAA
- a CDS encoding M15 family metallopeptidase, translated as MINAEMLTGRSTEHLAPLSGNHRLQPQAVNAFLAMQQAAREAGFDLQPASTFRDFDRQLAIWNGKFCGQRPVLDKDSRPIDVAPLSAAERCEAILRWSALPGASRHHWGSDLDVYDPSLLPEGQKLQLEPWEYEEGGYFAPLNQWLTAHMAEFGFYRPFTEDSGGVAVEPWHLSYRPLAQEAEHLLTPALLLAAWQDKEVAGVEWLERHLPSIFSRFIRSEGKE; from the coding sequence ATGATCAACGCAGAGATGCTCACCGGCCGCTCAACCGAACACCTGGCGCCGCTGAGCGGGAACCATCGGCTGCAGCCGCAGGCGGTCAACGCCTTCCTGGCGATGCAGCAGGCCGCGCGTGAGGCGGGATTCGATCTCCAGCCCGCCAGCACCTTCCGCGATTTCGACCGGCAACTGGCTATCTGGAATGGCAAATTCTGCGGCCAGCGGCCAGTATTAGATAAGGACAGCCGCCCGATAGACGTTGCGCCGCTGTCCGCCGCCGAGCGCTGTGAGGCGATCCTGCGCTGGTCGGCCCTGCCGGGCGCCAGCCGCCATCACTGGGGCAGCGATCTGGACGTTTACGATCCGTCGCTGCTGCCGGAAGGGCAAAAGCTGCAGCTGGAGCCGTGGGAATATGAAGAAGGCGGTTACTTTGCGCCGCTCAACCAATGGCTGACGGCGCATATGGCCGAGTTCGGTTTCTATCGCCCCTTTACCGAAGACAGCGGTGGCGTGGCGGTGGAGCCGTGGCATCTGAGCTACCGGCCGCTGGCGCAAGAAGCCGAACATTTGCTGACCCCGGCGCTGTTGCTGGCGGCCTGGCAAGATAAGGAGGTCGCCGGTGTTGAATGGCTCGAACGCCATCTGCCCTCGATTTTTTCGCGTTTTATACGCAGTGAAGGAAAGGAGTAG
- a CDS encoding GNAT family N-acetyltransferase yields MKECHIEISDRVTPEITSCIAEGLDRFNDQQIGYGDRLPLAVVVKDPDSGDVLGGITGRSSLGLLFLDLFYLPEALRGAGLGSELLRRFEQEGRRRGCLSAVLYTISFQAPDFYQRHGWQRMGEVPCLPPGTSRVFMSKTL; encoded by the coding sequence GTGAAAGAATGTCATATCGAAATTTCCGATCGGGTAACACCGGAAATAACGTCTTGTATTGCGGAGGGGTTGGACCGTTTTAATGATCAACAGATCGGCTACGGCGATCGTCTGCCGCTGGCGGTGGTGGTAAAAGATCCCGACAGTGGGGACGTTCTGGGGGGAATTACCGGACGTTCATCATTAGGGCTGCTGTTTCTCGATCTCTTTTATCTGCCGGAAGCGCTGCGCGGCGCGGGGTTGGGCAGCGAACTGTTGCGCCGTTTCGAACAGGAAGGCCGCCGGCGCGGTTGCCTTTCGGCCGTGTTGTACACCATCAGCTTTCAGGCGCCGGACTTTTATCAACGGCATGGCTGGCAGCGTATGGGGGAGGTGCCTTGCTTGCCGCCGGGAACCAGCCGCGTCTTTATGAGCAAAACTTTGTGA
- the ypfM gene encoding protein YpfM — MVDRELGNWKDFIDEMLGN, encoded by the coding sequence ATGGTTGATCGTGAATTAGGAAACTGGAAAGACTTCATTGATGAGATGTTGGGCAACTGA
- a CDS encoding helix-turn-helix transcriptional regulator, whose amino-acid sequence MEIDIFSECAYTTVGIRQLFKQTWAEKRAPAGFSRKRVCFIDVTIANFEARYRDEYANPNTYKIVIITDCPHEMVIVDNKTIILSNLISLSRFSHLIGDLYKRYSHYTEPPQLSQRESLFLSEWSTGKSLTDISNAMNIRNKTANHYKSRIMKKFGTSRIKPLLHITRVRCLTDRLNIRINKE is encoded by the coding sequence ATGGAAATTGATATTTTCAGCGAGTGTGCCTATACCACCGTCGGCATCCGACAACTCTTTAAGCAAACCTGGGCGGAAAAACGTGCACCGGCCGGCTTTAGCCGCAAAAGAGTCTGCTTTATCGATGTCACCATCGCCAATTTTGAAGCGCGTTACCGCGATGAATATGCCAACCCCAACACCTACAAAATAGTCATTATCACCGACTGCCCGCATGAAATGGTGATTGTCGACAATAAGACCATTATATTATCAAACCTTATATCATTGAGCCGTTTCAGCCACCTGATCGGCGACTTATATAAGCGTTACAGTCACTATACCGAGCCGCCGCAACTCTCCCAGCGCGAGTCCCTTTTCCTCTCGGAGTGGTCGACGGGAAAATCGCTGACCGATATCAGCAATGCCATGAATATCAGAAATAAAACCGCCAATCATTACAAGTCGCGAATAATGAAAAAATTCGGCACCAGCAGGATAAAACCGCTGTTGCATATTACCCGCGTACGGTGTTTAACCGATCGTTTAAACATAAGAATAAATAAAGAATAG
- a CDS encoding GNAT family N-acetyltransferase, with the protein MEIVTDLNRRAIDWQRLCELLEAAGLGKRDPHTLRRVYQHSQFCYWGFIGDELIATAHAISDLTSVAYLADVAIDPRFQGQGLGRRLMDRVMQDLAPLGKIFIYSVPEKRTFYKKYGFHDLATGMVYADGASLQRLQQGGYVR; encoded by the coding sequence ATGGAAATTGTCACCGATCTGAACCGCCGCGCCATCGACTGGCAGCGGCTGTGCGAATTGCTGGAGGCCGCCGGGCTGGGCAAACGCGATCCGCACACCCTGCGGCGCGTTTACCAACACAGCCAGTTTTGCTATTGGGGGTTTATCGGCGACGAACTGATCGCCACCGCGCACGCCATCAGCGATCTGACCTCGGTCGCCTACCTGGCCGACGTGGCGATCGATCCGCGCTTTCAGGGGCAAGGGCTGGGACGCAGGTTGATGGATCGGGTAATGCAAGATTTGGCGCCGCTCGGCAAGATTTTCATCTATTCCGTGCCGGAAAAGCGGACCTTCTATAAAAAGTACGGCTTTCACGATTTGGCCACCGGCATGGTGTATGCGGACGGCGCCTCTCTGCAGCGCCTGCAACAGGGAGGCTACGTGCGTTAA
- a CDS encoding YpfN family protein: MQWLADYWWIILLILVGMVVSGIKELRRVDVKSYLANKPEIPPHRDNNAQWDDEDDWPKKK; encoded by the coding sequence ATGCAATGGTTAGCTGATTACTGGTGGATTATCCTGCTGATCCTGGTGGGAATGGTCGTCAGCGGCATTAAGGAACTGCGCCGCGTCGACGTGAAAAGCTATCTGGCCAACAAGCCGGAGATACCGCCGCACCGCGACAACAACGCCCAGTGGGATGACGAAGACGACTGGCCGAAAAAGAAATGA